CCGTCGGGCCAGCTTCGTGACGGGGGCCGTACTCACGGTGGATGGCGGCCAGAGCCTGTGACCCCGCGAAAGCGCCCTCATTCGCCATTCGTGTGCCTCAAGGCATCACAGGCCAAAAACGCATTACTCGCCGCAAGGTGCTACGGGTAACTCTGGCTCAAAGTTCGAATGCAAGAGTAGCGCCATGGGAAGCAGGATTCTGGAAGACGCAGTTCACGAGCCCGTGCCGGCGGAGGGCATCGACGTCAGCGACCCCACCCTGTTCAGTCAGAACCGGCAGGGCGCGATCTTCGAGCGGCTGAGGCGCGACGACCCCGTGCACTATTGCGCCAGCAGCCCCTATGGGCCCTACTGGTCGGTGACGCGGTACAAGGACATCGTCGAGGTCGACAGCAATCATGGCGCCTTCTCGTCGGCGGGAGCCACCTCGCTGGATGAAACGCGGGCCAAGGGAGTGAGCGCCGACGCCACGCCTATCGGGGGTTTCCTTGGCATGGACCCACCCGATCACGATGTGCAGCGAAAGATCGTCTCTCCGGCGCTCGCGCCGAGCAATCTGGTGAAGTTCAGGGATCTGATCCGCGAGAGAACCCAGAACATCCTCGGCAATCTGCCGATCGACGAGGAGTTCGACTGGGCCAAGACGGTGTCGGTCGAATTGACCATGATGATGCTCGCCACTCTGTTGGGCTTCCCGTCAGCAGAGCGGCAGAGACTCAAGCGCTGGTCCGACATCATCGCTGGCGTCCCTGGTGACGGCGTGGTCGAATCCTGGGAACAGCGGGATCGCGAATTAAAGGAGATGGCGCAGACGTTCCTCGAGTTGCGCGAGGAGAGAAGGGCGCAGGAGCCGGCATCCGACCTGCTTTCGATATTGGCCCACTCGCCTGAGGCGCGCGCGCTGAGCGATATGGAATTCGCGTCCAATGTCTCGATCCTGATCGTCGGCGGTAACGACACGACCAGGAACAGCATGTCGGCCACGGTCCTGGCATTTCATGACCATCCCGGCGAGTGGGCCAAGCTGAAGCAGGACCCGGCCCTTATCGAAAGCGCGGTTTCCGAGATAATTCGCTGGCATACGCCGATCATGTCGCAAGGACGGCGCGCCACGCGCGACTATGAACTGGGCGGGAAAAAGATCCGCAAGGGCGACAAGGTCATGATGTGGTACATTTCGGGTGAGAACACCGGGAATAAAAGGGGCCACGGATCGGCCAGTCTCACCGGATTAAAAAGGGGCCAGTCCTGCTAGACCTCCGTTTTTGGGCGGAGGTGGAGGATGAAGAGAGTGGAGCTTTATCAGAAGGTCCGCCGCGCCGTGCTGATTGACGGGATGAGCCGTCGCGCTGCCGCCCGGTATTTTGGGATCAATCGCAAGACCGTCGACAAGATGCTGTGCTTTCCAGAGCCAGCAGCGCACGGCCGGAGCGGGCAAACCTACAGCCGCAAGCTGTCCGGATTTACCGACATCATTGACCAAATCCTGGTGGATGACCGCAAGGTTCACATCAAACAGCGACACACTGCCGCGCGTATTTTCGAGCGTCTGCGCGATGAACATGGCTTCACCGGCGGCATCACCATTGTTCGCGACTATGTGGCGGGCGCCAAGTTGCGCAGCCGCGAGGTGTTCATACCATTGAGCCACAAGCCGGGGCATGCGCAGGTGGATTTTGGTGAGGCGGACGGGATCATCGACGGCAAGTTGGTGCGGTTCCACTATTTCTGCATGGACCTGCCGCACAGCGATGCGCCGTTCGTTAAAGCCTATCCTGCCGAGGTGGCTGAGGCATTTTGCGAAGGGCACGTGGCGGCCTTTGCCTTCTTCGGCGGCATCCCGCAGTCGATCCTGTATGACAACACCAAGCTGGCAGTGGCGCAGATCCTGGGCGACGGGAAGCGCGAGCGCAGCCGGATGTTCTCGACCCTCCAGAGCCATTACCTGTTCGAAGACAAATTCGGGCGCCCCGGCAAGGGTAACGACAAGGGCAAGGTCGAGGGGCTGGTCGGTTATTCCCGGCGCCACTTCATGGTGCCGAGGCCAGAGGCGCCCAGCTTTGATGCGCTGAACGCGCGCTTTGTCGAACAATGCATGGAGCGACGACAGGCCATCTTGCGCGGGCATGAGCGCAGCATCGGTGACAGGCTGGTGGCTGATCTGGCGGCCTTTATGCCGCTACCGGCGGTGCCGTTCGATCCCTGCCATATGGTGACGGGGCGGGCCTCGTCGATGTCGCTGGTGCGCTATCGTACCAATGATTATTCGGTGCCGACGGCCTATGCCCACCAGGAGGTCGTAATCAAAGGCTATGTCGATCGGGTTGCGATCATCTGTGGCGGGGAGCTGATCGCAGTGCATCCGCGCAGCTATGAGCGGGAGGACTTCATTGCCAACCCGCTGCACTATCTGGCGCTGTTAGAACAGAAACCCCGCGCGCTTGATCAGGCAGCGCCGCTCGATGGCTGGGTGCTGGCTGAACCGATGCATCGCATCCGACGACTGATGGAGGCGCGCAGCGGCAAAGAGGGACGGCGCGAGTTCATCCAGGTGCTGCGGCTATGCGAACGCTTCGAGCAGTCCCTGGTGGAATGGGCAGTGGCCCGCGCGCTGGAGATGGGGGCAATCAGCTTCGATGCGATCAAGATGATCGCGCTGGCCCGCCTCGAACAGCGTGTGCCGCGCCTCGATCTGCAATTTTACCCGCATTTGCCGCGCGCGAATGTCGGGCGTACCGATCCGCGCACCTACATGGGCCTGCTCTCGCAGGCAGGCACTCCAGCGACGGGAGTGGCAGCATGAGTGATCCCATGATGCCGCTGCCAGCCATCGAGGCCGAACCCACCAGCGTGCCGCCCGCTGTACTACTGGCCAACCATCTCAAAGCGCTCAAGCTGCCCACCTTTGTGCGCGAGTATGAGAAGGTCGCCTTCGAGGCCGCGCAGGATCGGGCCGATTACCCCCGCTATCTGCTGCGCCTGTGCGAACTTGAACGGATTGATCGCGAGCGCCGGATGGTGGAGCGCCGTATCCGCATGGCTCGCTTCCCGCACACCAAGAGCTTTGACACCTTCGACTTTGCAGCCCAGCCATCACTGAACAAGGCCTTGGTTCTGGAACTGGCGCGCGGTGAATGGATCGAGCGGCGGCGTAATGTCATTGCGCTGGGCCCCAGCGGCACCGGTAAGACCCACACCGCCCTCGCGCTAGGACTGGCTGCGTGCCAGAAAGGGCACAGCGTGGCCTTCACAACGGCCGCGGCGTTGGTCCATGACCTGATGGAGGCTCGCGACGAGCGTCGCTTGCGCAGCCTGCAAAAGCATCTGGCATCTGTAAAGCTGCTGATCCTCGACGAGTTGGGATATGTACCATTCACCGCCGTGGGCGGCGAGTTGCTGTTCGAGGTACTCAGCCAGCGCTATGAACGCGGCAGCACGCTGATCACCAGCAATCTGCCCTTCGATGAATGGACATCGGTGTTCGGCTCCGAACGCCTGACCGGCGCCCTGCTCGACCGGCTGACACACCACGTCCACATTCTCGAGATGAATGGTGACAGCTTCCGTCTCGCCAGCAGCCGCAAGCGCCAGAAGGACAAGGGGGAGGATAAATGACCTAAGAACGGGCGGCCATCGGCAGCGGGAAATCGGCTTCCGCTCCGCTCCAGCCGCTTCCCCGCTGCCGATGCTGCCCAGCCTCAACCTTGGGGCTTTTTGTTCAAACCAACTGGCCCCATTTTAAACCGGTGCCTGGCCCGTTTTTATCCCGGCGTTGACACCGCCGGGATCCGATATTATATCGTGCTGCTTGCCGCGAGCGTTCCTCTCGCCGGCCTGACTTTCAGTGTCCACAGCCCCTTGGTTTTCCTCGGACTGCTCGGGATTTTGCAGATCGTCGCGCTGCCCTTCATGCTGGTGATGAGCGCGTCGGTGATATCCATTCTTCCAAATGCGCTCCGGGGGCAACTGACGGCGACATTCGGCTTCGTCATGAGCGTGGTCGGAACGGCCGCCAGCCCGGTCCTCGTCGGCGCGCTGACCGATTATGTTTTCGGGGACGATCAGAAGATCGGCCTCTCCCTCGCGATCATCACGTCGATCGGATGCGCGGGCTCGCTTATCGCTTTCTGGTGCAGTTTGCGGCCGTTGGTCGAACTCACGATCCGCAAAGACGGCGGCGCCGCGTAGCGTGGGAACGTCAGGCCGCCGCGCGGGGAGCGGTCGCCGGCGAGGCGACTCGTTCCCCAGATTCCGGAAGAAACTTCGTCGGCTTCGGTGCACTCGGCCCCGTGGCTAGCAGGGGGCGCCCACTGTTCGGCATCGTCCGCGACGCCAGTGAGCCAGGCGCTGCCCTGCCGGATGCCGACCCCGGCGGAGCGAAAGCCCTCGTCGGGCCGCGCAAGGAGCGATCGGCAGACGCGCTGGAGAAGCTGTATCGGTCCTATCGGGCACCGCTTATCGCGTGGCTGAGACAGCGCTACGGATCCGGACCTCCCCATCCCGAGGATATCGCGCAGACCGCTTTCACCAAGCTGATTGCATCCGGCGGGATAATGAAGGCGGACCATGTCAGGTCCTATCTGTACGCGATTGCGGTCAATACGGCGCGAGATGAGATGCAATGGATCAAGCGGACGGATCGGTTCATCGAGGGCCAGCTGCGTGAATCCGGACACGACCTGGAAGAAATCACGCCGGAAAGGGTCTGTAGCGGTAAGCTCGATGTGGACCGGCTGGCGGAATTGATGGAGCAGTTGACCGGGAAGCAGCGCGAGATCGTGCGACGGAGCCGCATCTTGGGACAGACCTACGCCCAGATATCAGAGGAAACGGGATGGAGCATGGCGGACATCTGCCGCCAGCTGGCTGCGGCGCTCGCTTTCCTCAAGGCCCGGCTGGATGCGACCCCGTCCGACCGCCTTTGGCCAGCGCCCGGCCCGGCCTCGCGACAGATATGAGCGGAAGGGACGAGATGCGGGCAGCATTGCCCGATGAGGTCGGCAACCCCGCCGACCAGGCTGCCAGCTGGCTGGCATATCTTTACTCCGGCTCGGCGAGCGAGGAAGGGTTGCAGGCGTTTTCGACCTGGTTGCGGCGCTATCCGGCCAATGGCGAGGCGTTCAGGGACCTGCAGCAGATTTGGAGCGACCTTCCGTCGGTGGAAGGCCTCCAGGCCTCCGAGGCGGGGGAGTTCGGTTCGAGCGACGATCGGATGGGCGGGGACAACGTCGAAGCCGGCGTCGACGCCTTCGATGACGTCCAGCCGAGTTTTGCGATGTGGAGGGCGCTTGCCGCAGTGTTGCTGGTCGGCCTGGTCGGGGAGGATTCTGGCACGCCTATCTGAGCAATTCAGTCGCCATTGCCGACTACCATACGGGTATCGCGGAAGTCAGGCGAGTGAAGTTGGCCGATGGATCGGTCGTCACCCTATCGGCGAGCTCATCCCTCCACGCCGAGATGTCCAGTGCGACGCGTAGCGTCGACCTCGATGCGGGACGGGCTTTCTTCGATGTCGCCCCCGATCGCACGCGCCCCTTCACGGTGGATGCAGGCGGCGTGCGAGTCCAGGTCGTCGGGACGGAGTTCGACGTCAACATATCGCCGGCCAAGGTACGGGTCTCGGTTGCCAGGGGCGTGGTCGAGGTACGGCCTGGCGTCGGGCACAGCTCCCGGGGCGTCCGGCTCGTTGCGGGCCAGCGCGTCACGACGTCGCAGAGCGGAGAACTGCAGGCGATCGAGAGCTTCGACGCAGGCCGGGTCATGCCCTGGTTGCGCGGCATGCTCGTGTATCGTGATGAACCTCTGGCCGATGTGGTCGCCGATATGAACCGCTATCGTACCCTGAAGATATCCATCGCCGATGAGGTGCTCGCACGGATGCCGATTACCATGGCGGTGCGGACGGACCAGACAGACGCCCTCATTGCCGGACTGGAGGCTATGCGGTTCACCACTGCCGAGCAGACCCCTCGGAGCGTGGTCCTCCGCCCGATCGGCAGCCAGCGAGCGCGCCGAACATCGATGTGAGATTCTTTGGAAAATCCATGGCCGTGCACAGTCTCTCTTCTGTCGCGACCCTCAGCCCAGCCGCATCGGAGCTCGGGAAGGGTCGCGGTGGGAACAGGGAGAGAGAGGCATGATCATATCACCGCGTATGAGGCGTGAAACGAAGGGCTTGCGCCACGTGGTCAACATGGCCGGGGCAGGCTGCTCGGCGTGGGCGGTGGCGCTCTGCGGAGTGACGATGGCGACACCGGCCTATGCAGCGGACGCCTCCCACAGGATATCGGTACGCGCGGGCCCGCTTGACGCGGCGATCGTCGAGCTCGCGGAGGAACTGAGGGTTTCGATACTTATCGAGCCCCGCCTGGCCGCGAACAGGAGATCGGCTGGCCTTCAAGGCGTCATGAGTACGGAGGAGGCACTGACCCGGCTGCTTCGCGATAGCGGCCTGACTTTCTACAGGAATTCCAACGGCGGCTACATAGTGGTGAAGGCCGACGCTTCGCAGGTGAGCGAGGTCAGGCCTGCTCCGTCACCGGTTCAGCCGCAAGCGGCGAT
The sequence above is drawn from the Rhizorhabdus dicambivorans genome and encodes:
- the istB gene encoding IS21-like element helper ATPase IstB, with product MPLPAIEAEPTSVPPAVLLANHLKALKLPTFVREYEKVAFEAAQDRADYPRYLLRLCELERIDRERRMVERRIRMARFPHTKSFDTFDFAAQPSLNKALVLELARGEWIERRRNVIALGPSGTGKTHTALALGLAACQKGHSVAFTTAAALVHDLMEARDERRLRSLQKHLASVKLLILDELGYVPFTAVGGELLFEVLSQRYERGSTLITSNLPFDEWTSVFGSERLTGALLDRLTHHVHILEMNGDSFRLASSRKRQKDKGEDK
- a CDS encoding FecR/PupR family sigma factor regulator codes for the protein MSGRDEMRAALPDEVGNPADQAASWLAYLYSGSASEEGLQAFSTWLRRYPANGEAFRDLQQIWSDLPSVEGLQASEAGEFGSSDDRMGGDNVEAGVDAFDDVQPSFAMWRALAAVLLVGLVGEDSGTPI
- a CDS encoding RNA polymerase sigma factor; this encodes MRGLAYRFLVQFAAVGRTHDPQRRRRRVAWERQAAARGAVAGEATRSPDSGRNFVGFGALGPVASRGRPLFGIVRDASEPGAALPDADPGGAKALVGPRKERSADALEKLYRSYRAPLIAWLRQRYGSGPPHPEDIAQTAFTKLIASGGIMKADHVRSYLYAIAVNTARDEMQWIKRTDRFIEGQLRESGHDLEEITPERVCSGKLDVDRLAELMEQLTGKQREIVRRSRILGQTYAQISEETGWSMADICRQLAAALAFLKARLDATPSDRLWPAPGPASRQI
- the istA gene encoding IS21 family transposase, whose protein sequence is MKRVELYQKVRRAVLIDGMSRRAAARYFGINRKTVDKMLCFPEPAAHGRSGQTYSRKLSGFTDIIDQILVDDRKVHIKQRHTAARIFERLRDEHGFTGGITIVRDYVAGAKLRSREVFIPLSHKPGHAQVDFGEADGIIDGKLVRFHYFCMDLPHSDAPFVKAYPAEVAEAFCEGHVAAFAFFGGIPQSILYDNTKLAVAQILGDGKRERSRMFSTLQSHYLFEDKFGRPGKGNDKGKVEGLVGYSRRHFMVPRPEAPSFDALNARFVEQCMERRQAILRGHERSIGDRLVADLAAFMPLPAVPFDPCHMVTGRASSMSLVRYRTNDYSVPTAYAHQEVVIKGYVDRVAIICGGELIAVHPRSYEREDFIANPLHYLALLEQKPRALDQAAPLDGWVLAEPMHRIRRLMEARSGKEGRREFIQVLRLCERFEQSLVEWAVARALEMGAISFDAIKMIALARLEQRVPRLDLQFYPHLPRANVGRTDPRTYMGLLSQAGTPATGVAA
- a CDS encoding cytochrome P450, which encodes MGSRILEDAVHEPVPAEGIDVSDPTLFSQNRQGAIFERLRRDDPVHYCASSPYGPYWSVTRYKDIVEVDSNHGAFSSAGATSLDETRAKGVSADATPIGGFLGMDPPDHDVQRKIVSPALAPSNLVKFRDLIRERTQNILGNLPIDEEFDWAKTVSVELTMMMLATLLGFPSAERQRLKRWSDIIAGVPGDGVVESWEQRDRELKEMAQTFLELREERRAQEPASDLLSILAHSPEARALSDMEFASNVSILIVGGNDTTRNSMSATVLAFHDHPGEWAKLKQDPALIESAVSEIIRWHTPIMSQGRRATRDYELGGKKIRKGDKVMMWYISGENTGNKRGHGSASLTGLKRGQSC
- a CDS encoding FecR family protein; amino-acid sequence: MKLADGSVVTLSASSSLHAEMSSATRSVDLDAGRAFFDVAPDRTRPFTVDAGGVRVQVVGTEFDVNISPAKVRVSVARGVVEVRPGVGHSSRGVRLVAGQRVTTSQSGELQAIESFDAGRVMPWLRGMLVYRDEPLADVVADMNRYRTLKISIADEVLARMPITMAVRTDQTDALIAGLEAMRFTTAEQTPRSVVLRPIGSQRARRTSM